The Streptomyces sp. RKAG293 genome includes a region encoding these proteins:
- a CDS encoding SRPBCC family protein, with amino-acid sequence MALIRIERSSPLPVEEVWRRLTHWERHAAHVPLTRITVTTPPPTRLGTVFVARTGLGPVGFDDPMEVVRWEPPAPGGTGRCRLEKRGTVVVGWAEIEVGARDTGSRIVWREDLRVRRLPRLFDGLTVRSGRLMFGRAITGLLAEA; translated from the coding sequence GTGGCTTTGATCAGGATCGAGCGCTCGTCCCCGCTGCCCGTCGAGGAGGTGTGGCGGCGGCTCACCCACTGGGAGCGGCACGCGGCCCATGTGCCGCTGACCAGGATCACCGTCACGACCCCGCCACCCACGCGACTGGGCACCGTCTTCGTCGCGCGTACCGGCCTGGGCCCTGTCGGGTTCGACGACCCCATGGAGGTAGTGCGCTGGGAACCGCCCGCGCCGGGTGGCACCGGCCGTTGCCGGCTGGAGAAGCGCGGCACGGTCGTCGTGGGGTGGGCCGAGATCGAAGTGGGCGCGCGGGACACCGGATCGCGGATCGTGTGGCGGGAGGATCTGCGGGTACGGAGACTGCCGCGGCTGTTCGACGGCCTGACGGTGCGGTCCGGCCGGCTGATGTTCGGCCGGGCGATCACCGGACTGCTCGCGGAGGCATAG